A window of Amycolatopsis australiensis contains these coding sequences:
- a CDS encoding helix-turn-helix transcriptional regulator, translating into MKPVEVAVLASDPITHAGAVSLLDAHPDVRVTDLVPDVLLVMEDHVTEAVLGEIRAAKASHVVLVVEHFRESDLMSVLECGVVAILPRRETGGAELVTAVLAAGDGTANLPPRLQGALLAQVQRMRKDVLEPNGLTLSGLAARECDVLRLVAEGFGTEEIAAKLCYSERTVKNVLYGLMTRCGLNNRAHAVAYALRAGAI; encoded by the coding sequence ATGAAGCCCGTCGAAGTGGCCGTCCTCGCCTCGGACCCGATCACCCACGCCGGCGCGGTGAGCCTCCTGGACGCCCATCCCGACGTCCGGGTCACCGACCTCGTGCCCGACGTGCTGCTGGTGATGGAGGACCACGTCACCGAGGCCGTGCTCGGCGAGATCCGTGCGGCCAAGGCGTCGCACGTCGTGCTGGTCGTCGAGCACTTCCGCGAGAGCGATCTGATGTCGGTGCTGGAGTGCGGCGTCGTGGCGATCCTGCCGCGCCGGGAGACGGGCGGCGCCGAGCTGGTGACGGCGGTGCTCGCCGCGGGCGACGGCACGGCGAACCTGCCGCCGCGGCTGCAGGGCGCGCTGCTCGCCCAGGTGCAGCGGATGCGCAAGGACGTCCTGGAGCCGAACGGCCTGACCCTCTCCGGGCTCGCCGCGCGCGAATGCGACGTGCTGCGCCTGGTCGCCGAGGGCTTCGGGACCGAGGAGATCGCGGCGAAGCTGTGCTACTCGGAGCGGACCGTGAAGAACGTCCTCTACGGCCTGATGACGCGCTGCGGGCTCAACAACCGCGCGCACGCCGTCGCCTACGCGCTACGGGCGGGCGCAATCTGA
- a CDS encoding amidase — translation MVSTAAEIAASVRAGDLDPVQVTRETLERIAAADGVVGAFRKVRAEEAPAEAAEVAARPDLASLPLAGVPVAVKDVTEIAGEFASHGSQAGPSVPAAEDGVIAARLRAAGAVLVGLTRVPELCVWPMSDTPDGIARNPWDPTYAAGGSSGGSAAAVAAGLVPLAHGSDGLGSIRLPAAMCGLVGLKPGSDLLPEGGWFGMSVHGPLATTVADAALLLSVLADRPSLAEVPVPSPVRIGMSTTVPLLHTPVPKELVAAVSRAAGLLAAAGHTVAPEAPRYPATMVLGMTARWCAGPAQQARDFDVRHFQRRTRAHVRAGRLLLRAGLIREQTRQRWLSRAEEYFAAHDVLMTPTLSHWPVKAGRWHERRWLSNVLPSTRLAGFTGQWNLAGYPAITVPIGRSAVSGLPTSVQLVTRPGGESLLLGLAAQLESANPWPRTAGKP, via the coding sequence ATGGTGTCGACCGCAGCAGAGATCGCGGCCTCCGTGCGGGCCGGCGACCTCGATCCGGTGCAGGTGACCAGGGAAACCCTCGAGCGGATCGCCGCGGCGGACGGCGTGGTCGGCGCGTTCCGCAAAGTGCGGGCCGAGGAGGCGCCGGCGGAGGCCGCGGAAGTGGCCGCGCGCCCGGATCTCGCTTCGCTGCCGCTGGCCGGGGTGCCCGTCGCGGTCAAGGACGTCACGGAGATCGCGGGCGAGTTCGCTTCGCACGGTTCGCAGGCGGGGCCGTCGGTGCCGGCGGCCGAGGACGGCGTGATCGCGGCGCGGCTGCGGGCGGCCGGCGCGGTCCTCGTCGGCCTGACGCGGGTGCCGGAGCTGTGCGTCTGGCCGATGAGCGACACCCCGGACGGCATCGCCCGCAACCCGTGGGACCCGACGTACGCCGCGGGTGGCTCGTCCGGCGGCAGCGCGGCGGCGGTGGCGGCCGGGCTGGTGCCGCTGGCGCACGGCTCGGACGGCCTCGGCTCGATCCGCCTGCCGGCGGCGATGTGCGGGCTGGTCGGGCTGAAGCCGGGTTCGGACCTGCTGCCGGAGGGCGGCTGGTTCGGCATGTCGGTGCACGGCCCGCTGGCCACGACGGTCGCCGACGCGGCCCTGCTGCTCTCGGTGCTGGCGGACCGGCCCTCGCTGGCGGAGGTGCCTGTGCCGTCTCCGGTGCGTATCGGCATGTCGACAACGGTGCCGCTGCTGCACACGCCGGTCCCGAAGGAGCTGGTGGCGGCGGTTTCGCGCGCGGCGGGCCTGCTGGCGGCGGCCGGGCACACGGTCGCCCCGGAGGCGCCGCGCTACCCGGCGACGATGGTGCTGGGCATGACGGCCCGCTGGTGCGCGGGCCCGGCGCAGCAGGCCCGCGACTTCGACGTCCGCCACTTCCAGCGGCGGACCCGCGCCCACGTCCGCGCGGGACGGCTGCTGTTGCGGGCGGGCCTGATCCGCGAGCAGACGCGGCAACGCTGGCTTTCCCGGGCGGAGGAGTACTTCGCGGCCCACGACGTGCTGATGACGCCGACGCTGTCGCACTGGCCGGTGAAGGCGGGCCGCTGGCACGAGCGCCGGTGGTTGTCGAACGTCCTGCCGTCGACGCGCTTGGCGGGGTTCACCGGCCAGTGGAACCTGGCGGGCTACCCGGCGATCACGGTCCCGATCGGCCGGTCGGCGGTCTCCGGCCTGCCGACGTCGGTGCAGCTGGTGACCCGCCCGGGCGGCGAGTCGCTGCTGCTGGGCCTGGCGGCCCAGCTGGAGTCGGCGAACCCGTGGCCCCGCACAGCCGGAAAGCCGTGA
- a CDS encoding cell division protein DivIVA — MVPERDPAAPALNGLLPLRREYTQAWHGFDRNEVRQYLDHVEAQLRRVLSERDAAAAQAAAAARELESVRQQVASLEARVEELKKPPERLEDLDERMQRTVTLAQARADEIIKRAEVAAEKTWASSTEASKKLRERYTKLVAELDKQADLLHSEHEAALAETRAEVQRLTVEAAQRRELLDNEAERKRRKLEREFEASMAAQKAALEKHIADQRTASKNQAERRIAEATAEAKRRLDEATAEAKRRLDEATTQAAQRTTAANRKVERLAEIREQARKSLAMAEDILNRSETHLAALPEEAVIPQASQLVGGDSAEAAPVVPVVQPAIPAAVKAAVKPAPKPGNTPAKPNGPATKPANGNGAKPLSPAAGKPGS; from the coding sequence ATGGTTCCTGAGCGCGACCCCGCCGCACCCGCCCTCAACGGCCTCCTCCCCCTCCGTCGTGAATACACGCAGGCCTGGCACGGCTTCGACCGCAACGAGGTCCGGCAGTACCTCGACCACGTCGAGGCCCAGCTGCGCCGTGTGCTCAGCGAGCGCGACGCCGCCGCCGCGCAGGCCGCCGCCGCGGCCCGTGAGCTGGAGTCGGTCCGGCAGCAGGTCGCGTCGCTCGAGGCCCGCGTCGAGGAGCTGAAGAAGCCGCCGGAGCGGCTCGAGGACCTCGACGAGCGGATGCAGCGGACGGTGACGCTCGCGCAGGCCCGCGCGGACGAGATCATCAAGCGCGCCGAGGTGGCCGCGGAGAAGACGTGGGCGTCGTCCACCGAGGCGTCGAAGAAGCTGCGTGAGCGGTACACGAAGCTGGTCGCGGAGCTGGACAAGCAGGCCGACCTGCTGCACTCCGAGCACGAGGCCGCGCTGGCGGAGACGCGCGCCGAGGTGCAGCGGCTGACCGTCGAGGCGGCCCAGCGCCGGGAGCTGCTGGACAACGAGGCGGAGCGGAAGCGGCGGAAGCTCGAGCGCGAGTTCGAGGCGTCGATGGCCGCGCAGAAGGCGGCACTGGAGAAGCACATCGCCGACCAGCGCACGGCGAGCAAGAACCAGGCCGAGCGCCGGATCGCGGAGGCGACGGCGGAAGCCAAGCGCCGGCTCGACGAAGCCACGGCGGAGGCCAAGCGCCGGCTCGACGAGGCGACCACCCAGGCGGCCCAGCGCACGACGGCGGCGAACCGCAAGGTCGAGCGGCTGGCGGAGATCCGCGAGCAGGCCCGCAAGAGCCTGGCGATGGCCGAGGACATCCTCAACCGCAGCGAGACGCACCTGGCGGCGCTGCCGGAGGAGGCGGTGATCCCGCAGGCGTCCCAGCTGGTGGGCGGCGACTCGGCGGAGGCCGCGCCGGTGGTCCCGGTGGTGCAGCCGGCGATCCCGGCGGCGGTGAAGGCCGCCGTGAAGCCCGCGCCCAAGCCGGGTAACACGCCCGCCAAGCCGAACGGCCCGGCGACCAAGCCGGCCAACGGCAACGGCGCCAAGCCGCTGTCCCCGGCGGCGGGCAAGCCGGGCTCCTGA
- a CDS encoding SDR family oxidoreductase, which yields MATFLVTGATGLIGRHFTRLLLSRADDDRVALLVRASSKAKLAALVDQWPHSDRVTLVTGDLGEPLLGVSDADRDELRGDVDHIVHLAALYDLTADDEASVKANVDGTRSVVDLAADLRAGCLHHVSSVAVAGDHEGVFTEEMFDAGQRLITPYHRTKFEAEKIVREQDRVPWRVYRPAVVVGHSETGEMDKVDGPYYLFPAISRLAGLPDVLPLVGPDLGDTNIVPVDYVAKALLELVVRPGLDGHAFHLVNPEPQPVVSVYNAFARAAGAPTITVQLGEGISKRIVGLVKLTEHIPGVTIARDAVLERFGIPPVLLETMAFPSVFSSAETRKALAGTVEVPRLEEYAPALWRYWREHLDPFRARKHGPRGELDGRRIIITGASSGIGRATALKVAAAGGVPLLVARRQHELEEVRDEIVAAGGTASVYPADLTDEDSVRKAVDAMLAEHGRIDMLVNNAGRSIRRSIKLSYDRMHDYERAMAINYFGAVRLILAVLPHMSGRKFGHIVNVSSIGVQGIAPRFSAYAASKAALDYFSRIAATETHGDGITFTTIHMPLVRTPMIRPTKIYDAFPTKSPEQAADMVMKALIERPKHIGTPAGQAIGLAYTLTPGLTDAIAYQGFRIFPDSTAAGGSGELKIGRGEKHLSRAAMALARLSRGFHW from the coding sequence ATGGCGACGTTCTTGGTGACCGGGGCGACCGGACTGATCGGGCGCCACTTCACCCGGCTGCTGCTCTCCCGGGCCGACGACGACCGCGTCGCGCTGCTCGTCCGCGCGTCGAGCAAGGCCAAGCTGGCCGCGCTCGTCGACCAGTGGCCGCACTCCGACCGCGTCACGCTCGTCACCGGTGACCTCGGCGAGCCGCTGCTCGGCGTGTCCGATGCCGACCGCGACGAGCTGCGCGGCGACGTCGACCACATCGTGCACCTGGCCGCCCTCTACGACCTCACCGCCGACGACGAAGCCAGCGTCAAGGCCAATGTGGACGGCACCCGCAGCGTCGTCGACCTCGCCGCCGACCTGCGCGCCGGCTGCCTGCACCACGTGTCCTCGGTGGCCGTCGCCGGTGACCACGAGGGCGTCTTCACCGAGGAGATGTTCGACGCCGGCCAGCGGCTGATCACGCCGTACCACCGGACCAAGTTCGAGGCCGAGAAGATCGTCCGCGAGCAGGACCGGGTGCCGTGGCGGGTGTACCGGCCCGCCGTCGTCGTCGGGCACTCCGAGACCGGCGAGATGGACAAGGTCGACGGCCCGTACTACCTGTTCCCCGCCATCAGCAGGCTCGCCGGCCTGCCGGACGTGCTGCCGCTCGTCGGCCCCGATCTCGGCGACACCAACATCGTGCCGGTCGACTACGTCGCCAAGGCGCTGCTGGAGCTGGTGGTCAGGCCCGGGCTCGACGGCCACGCCTTCCACCTGGTCAACCCCGAGCCGCAGCCGGTCGTCTCGGTGTACAACGCCTTCGCGCGGGCCGCGGGCGCGCCGACCATCACCGTGCAGCTCGGCGAGGGCATCTCGAAGCGGATCGTCGGGCTGGTCAAGCTGACCGAGCACATCCCCGGCGTCACCATCGCCCGCGACGCCGTGCTCGAGCGGTTCGGCATCCCGCCGGTGCTGCTGGAGACCATGGCGTTCCCGTCGGTGTTCTCCTCGGCCGAGACGCGCAAGGCACTCGCCGGCACGGTCGAGGTGCCGCGGCTGGAGGAGTACGCGCCGGCGCTGTGGCGCTACTGGCGTGAGCACCTCGACCCCTTCCGCGCGCGCAAGCACGGCCCGCGCGGCGAGCTGGACGGACGGCGGATCATCATCACCGGCGCGTCGTCGGGCATCGGCCGCGCGACCGCGCTCAAGGTCGCCGCGGCGGGCGGCGTGCCGCTGCTGGTCGCGCGGCGGCAGCACGAGCTGGAAGAGGTCCGCGACGAGATCGTCGCGGCGGGTGGCACGGCGTCGGTGTACCCGGCCGACCTCACCGACGAGGACTCGGTGCGCAAGGCCGTCGACGCGATGCTGGCCGAGCACGGCCGGATCGACATGCTGGTCAACAACGCCGGCCGGTCGATCCGCCGGTCGATCAAGCTGTCCTACGACCGGATGCACGACTACGAGCGCGCGATGGCGATCAACTACTTCGGCGCGGTCCGGCTGATCCTGGCCGTCCTGCCGCACATGTCGGGGCGGAAGTTCGGGCACATCGTGAACGTGTCGTCGATCGGCGTGCAGGGCATCGCGCCGCGCTTCTCGGCGTACGCGGCGTCGAAGGCGGCGCTGGACTACTTCTCGCGGATCGCGGCGACCGAGACGCACGGCGACGGGATCACGTTCACCACCATCCACATGCCGCTGGTGCGCACGCCGATGATCCGGCCGACGAAGATCTACGACGCGTTCCCGACGAAGTCGCCGGAACAGGCCGCGGACATGGTGATGAAGGCGCTGATCGAGCGGCCGAAGCACATCGGCACGCCTGCCGGGCAGGCGATCGGGCTGGCCTACACGCTGACGCCGGGCCTCACCGACGCCATCGCGTACCAGGGCTTCCGGATCTTCCCGGACTCCACCGCGGCGGGCGGCTCGGGCGAGCTCAAGATCGGACGTGGCGAGAAACACCTCTCGCGCGCGGCGATGGCGCTGGCCCGGCTTTCGCGCGGCTTCCACTGGTGA
- a CDS encoding class F sortase, with protein MLAVQFGSGVVGSVPVAVVGGTAVPVAGAAAPAASPSPAAASADAPAPVATSAPSTAAAPVAQAPPPASPPPQRPGTVRLPGGGTAALVRKDLGPGGELPVPADLGQATWWGADLGAAGGASVFAGHVNWRGATGPFAELWTTKIGGLVTIVDSGGKTWRYRVSQLLTVHKNDLAARADDLFGQSGPHRVVLVTCGGRWVGGSDGYEENRVVIADPA; from the coding sequence GTGCTCGCCGTTCAGTTCGGGTCCGGTGTCGTCGGCTCGGTGCCCGTTGCCGTCGTGGGCGGGACCGCGGTGCCCGTCGCCGGGGCCGCCGCTCCCGCCGCCTCGCCGTCTCCGGCAGCCGCAAGCGCCGATGCCCCCGCGCCCGTTGCCACCTCCGCGCCCTCCACCGCCGCCGCTCCGGTCGCGCAGGCACCGCCCCCCGCGTCGCCGCCTCCGCAGCGACCCGGCACCGTGCGGCTTCCCGGCGGCGGGACCGCCGCGCTCGTGCGCAAGGACCTCGGGCCCGGTGGTGAGCTGCCCGTCCCGGCGGACCTCGGGCAGGCGACCTGGTGGGGCGCCGACCTCGGGGCCGCCGGTGGGGCCTCCGTCTTCGCCGGGCACGTCAACTGGCGGGGCGCCACCGGGCCGTTCGCCGAGCTGTGGACCACGAAAATCGGCGGTCTGGTGACCATTGTGGACAGTGGGGGCAAGACCTGGCGGTACCGCGTCTCCCAGCTGCTCACCGTGCACAAGAACGACCTGGCCGCCCGCGCCGACGACCTGTTCGGCCAGTCCGGCCCGCACCGCGTCGTGCTGGTGACCTGCGGTGGGCGCTGGGTCGGCGGCTCCGACGGCTACGAGGAGAACCGCGTCGTCATCGCCGACCCCGCCTAA
- a CDS encoding MSCRAMM family protein, with translation MTWSTRPRAARRALTGLVAAVLFGTLSVTVGAPAASAAAQEGIGYEVKPGQDMTPRPSRNWLGSYIVGGQQVFCVSFQLKAPDTDEQYKPGDELLTKWGTKLPADQAANISYLLLRYGDTKKPAEAAALAHLLHSWTAAPRSAADLDPSLTYDKIGYDAKYHLDLLPADAKAAVDRLTGEAEANHGPWTASVTPPEGDQHAGEAAEWTVTVKNAKGKGVPDVPVKLTATAATVGDDSAGTSGNSSPQGAAKDVTLTTDADGTVRVKLTPTGDQPKLVASLSAPADRPYVRVPVDTAKQRVVSTGGEKELTAQGVVNVAKPGKVQVTKTDANTGKGVGGAVLRITGKDKASPALGQDGKPLTGADGKPAVVTTDGATGGVTVENLRAPQEICVVEASPPPGYTNAYDAQNPPSACGTVKPGETLALTVTNKPNEVPRAIPAGDQPVAQARGAVETSYSVPGLAGLGLLVLLGAGLAGFAARRASRG, from the coding sequence ATGACGTGGTCAACACGCCCTCGCGCGGCGCGCCGCGCGCTCACCGGCCTGGTCGCGGCCGTCCTGTTCGGGACGCTCTCGGTCACGGTCGGCGCCCCGGCCGCGTCGGCCGCCGCCCAGGAAGGCATCGGCTACGAGGTCAAGCCGGGCCAGGACATGACGCCGCGGCCGAGCCGGAACTGGCTCGGGTCGTACATCGTCGGCGGGCAGCAGGTCTTCTGCGTGAGCTTCCAGCTCAAGGCGCCGGACACCGACGAGCAGTACAAGCCGGGCGACGAGCTGCTCACCAAGTGGGGCACGAAGCTGCCCGCCGACCAGGCGGCGAACATCTCGTACCTGCTGCTGCGCTACGGCGACACGAAGAAGCCGGCCGAAGCCGCGGCGCTGGCGCACCTGCTGCACTCGTGGACGGCGGCCCCGCGCAGCGCGGCCGACCTGGATCCGTCGCTCACCTACGACAAGATCGGCTACGACGCGAAGTACCACCTCGACCTGCTGCCGGCGGACGCCAAGGCGGCGGTCGACCGGCTCACGGGCGAGGCGGAGGCCAACCACGGGCCGTGGACGGCGTCGGTGACGCCGCCGGAGGGCGACCAGCACGCCGGCGAGGCCGCCGAGTGGACAGTCACGGTGAAGAACGCGAAGGGCAAGGGCGTCCCGGACGTCCCGGTGAAGCTGACGGCGACGGCCGCGACCGTCGGCGACGACAGCGCGGGTACTTCGGGCAACTCGAGCCCGCAGGGTGCGGCGAAGGACGTCACGCTCACGACGGACGCGGACGGCACCGTGCGGGTGAAGCTGACGCCGACGGGTGATCAGCCGAAGCTCGTGGCGTCACTGTCCGCGCCGGCGGATCGGCCCTACGTGCGGGTGCCGGTCGACACCGCGAAGCAGCGCGTTGTCTCCACCGGTGGTGAGAAGGAGCTGACCGCGCAGGGCGTGGTCAACGTCGCGAAGCCGGGCAAGGTCCAGGTGACGAAGACCGACGCGAACACGGGCAAGGGCGTCGGTGGCGCGGTCCTGCGGATCACGGGCAAGGACAAGGCATCGCCGGCGCTCGGCCAGGACGGCAAGCCGCTCACCGGCGCCGACGGCAAGCCGGCGGTGGTCACGACGGACGGCGCGACGGGCGGCGTGACGGTCGAGAACCTGCGTGCGCCGCAGGAGATCTGCGTGGTGGAGGCGAGCCCGCCGCCGGGGTACACGAACGCGTACGACGCGCAGAACCCGCCGTCGGCGTGCGGGACGGTGAAGCCGGGCGAGACCCTGGCGCTGACGGTGACGAACAAGCCGAACGAGGTGCCTCGCGCGATCCCGGCGGGCGACCAGCCGGTGGCGCAGGCCCGGGGTGCGGTGGAGACGAGTTACTCGGTGCCGGGGCTGGCCGGGCTCGGCTTGCTGGTGCTGCTGGGCGCGGGTCTGGCGGGCTTCGCCGCGCGGCGGGCCTCGCGCGGGTAA
- a CDS encoding Bax inhibitor-1/YccA family protein — protein MRSSSNPAFRNLPHGGTQTYGQYGPPVGFQQPQGGVPGYGPGQVAAGAGDRPMTVDDVVVKTGLSLGTALLFGVVTAIWAQTQLAETGRLSGALLGAMFAGLIVGLVVSLVMIFRQKPSGALTLTYSAAEGLFLGALSGVFEVVYPGIALQAIIGTAGVFIGMLVVYKTGAVKVTPKLTKWIVGAIFGVVILMLVNLVSALIFGFNPLRDGGPLAIVFSLVCIGIAAFSFLLDFDQADRMIREGMPSKWAWYAAFGLMTTLVWLYLEILRLLSYLRE, from the coding sequence GTGCGTTCCAGTAGCAACCCGGCGTTCCGCAACCTGCCGCACGGCGGAACGCAGACATACGGCCAGTACGGGCCCCCGGTGGGCTTCCAGCAGCCCCAGGGCGGCGTGCCCGGGTACGGCCCCGGCCAGGTCGCCGCCGGTGCGGGCGACCGCCCGATGACCGTCGACGACGTCGTCGTCAAGACGGGCCTGTCCCTCGGTACCGCGCTGCTCTTCGGTGTCGTCACGGCGATCTGGGCGCAGACCCAGCTGGCGGAGACCGGCCGGCTGTCCGGCGCGCTCCTCGGCGCGATGTTCGCCGGCCTGATCGTCGGGCTCGTCGTGTCGCTGGTGATGATCTTCCGCCAGAAGCCCAGCGGCGCGCTGACGCTCACGTACTCGGCCGCGGAAGGCCTCTTCCTCGGCGCGCTGAGCGGCGTGTTCGAGGTCGTCTACCCGGGCATCGCGCTGCAGGCGATCATCGGCACCGCCGGCGTGTTCATCGGCATGCTGGTGGTCTACAAGACCGGCGCGGTCAAGGTCACGCCGAAGCTGACCAAGTGGATCGTCGGCGCCATCTTCGGCGTGGTCATCCTGATGCTGGTCAACCTGGTGAGCGCGCTGATCTTCGGCTTCAACCCGCTGCGCGACGGCGGCCCGCTCGCGATCGTGTTCAGCCTCGTGTGCATCGGCATCGCGGCGTTCAGCTTCCTGCTCGACTTCGACCAGGCCGACCGGATGATCCGCGAGGGCATGCCGTCGAAGTGGGCGTGGTACGCGGCATTCGGCCTGATGACCACGCTGGTCTGGCTGTACCTGGAGATCCTGCGGCTGCTGTCGTACCTCCGCGAGTAA
- a CDS encoding LppU/SCO3897 family protein — protein MGQPDPYGPPPGGQPQPQFGQPGQPAQPGQFGQPGPYGQPPQGQPPQGQPGPYGPPPGQFPPGQPGFPPPVPPAPKKSKATWIRIAIVALVVVVGGTIGIVSYINSPESSNAGDCLTITEFTRNGDDPAKADCSDPKANVKIAVRLSNASDDCPGGSEAGYDTYSVSGRSSYKLCLMINAKQGDCLANFTSQTKGYQKVPCSDPTKDGELVKVVEGQASKSVCEGTDATRVAVYPQPATTMCVKTNE, from the coding sequence GTGGGTCAGCCCGATCCCTACGGACCGCCGCCGGGCGGCCAGCCGCAGCCGCAGTTCGGCCAGCCCGGCCAGCCGGCCCAGCCAGGCCAGTTCGGCCAGCCCGGCCCCTACGGCCAGCCGCCGCAGGGTCAGCCGCCGCAGGGGCAGCCCGGCCCGTACGGCCCGCCCCCCGGGCAGTTCCCGCCCGGCCAGCCGGGCTTCCCGCCGCCCGTGCCGCCGGCCCCGAAGAAGTCGAAGGCCACGTGGATCCGCATCGCGATCGTCGCGCTGGTCGTGGTCGTGGGTGGCACGATCGGGATCGTCTCCTACATCAACTCGCCGGAGAGCTCCAACGCCGGTGACTGCCTCACGATCACCGAGTTCACCCGCAACGGCGACGACCCCGCGAAGGCCGACTGCTCGGACCCGAAGGCGAACGTCAAGATCGCCGTCCGGCTGTCCAACGCCTCCGACGACTGCCCCGGCGGTTCGGAAGCGGGCTACGACACGTACTCGGTCAGCGGCCGCAGTTCCTACAAGCTGTGCCTGATGATCAACGCGAAGCAGGGCGACTGCCTGGCGAACTTCACGTCGCAGACCAAGGGCTACCAGAAGGTCCCGTGCAGCGACCCGACCAAGGACGGCGAGCTCGTCAAGGTCGTCGAGGGCCAGGCCAGCAAGAGCGTGTGCGAAGGAACCGACGCCACCCGCGTGGCCGTCTACCCGCAGCCGGCGACGACGATGTGCGTCAAGACGAACGAATAG
- a CDS encoding YeeE/YedE family protein: MATTESLAGEQKFLDFPTSCAAPVPQPEDPVRVVPLAVAGVLAVGLTWYVWASYGAKPGVLLLLGLGLGLALFHSRFGFTSAWRQLIAVGNGQGLRAHTVLLGTAATLIALIAGTGSGLFGSKPAPAASPLGLALFVGATLFAIGMQLGGACASGTLFAVGSGQSTIVLTLGGFIAGSVLYTWAYPVLNGWPAFPGVLLADHVGWFGSWAITIAVLAGIVLVTRAVQRRRTPPPVDVVPTARGFARIFRGSWPMLVGAVVLGVLAGAVFLVSGGIWGVTSAFSLWGAKILQVFGLHPEAWEFWRQKANAASLAGPVWTDKNSLTDIGIMIGAAVAAAAAGAWKIHSSIPWRTAVAAILGGVLMGIGARMAGGCNIGAYLGGISTGSLHGWLWGVFALGGTWIGLKLRPLFGLANPVPTDSVC, translated from the coding sequence GTGGCGACGACCGAATCCCTTGCCGGTGAACAGAAGTTCCTCGACTTCCCGACCTCCTGCGCCGCGCCCGTCCCGCAGCCGGAGGACCCCGTCCGCGTGGTCCCGCTGGCCGTCGCCGGCGTCCTCGCGGTGGGCCTGACCTGGTACGTCTGGGCGTCCTACGGCGCCAAGCCCGGCGTCCTGCTGCTGCTCGGCCTCGGCCTCGGCCTCGCGTTGTTCCATTCCCGCTTCGGTTTCACGTCGGCGTGGCGGCAGCTGATCGCCGTCGGCAACGGACAGGGCCTGCGCGCCCACACCGTCCTGCTCGGCACCGCCGCGACGCTGATCGCGCTCATCGCCGGCACCGGAAGCGGGTTGTTCGGCAGCAAGCCGGCGCCGGCGGCGAGCCCGCTCGGCCTCGCGCTGTTCGTCGGCGCGACGCTGTTCGCGATCGGCATGCAGCTCGGCGGCGCCTGCGCGTCCGGGACGCTGTTCGCGGTCGGGTCCGGCCAGTCCACGATCGTCCTCACGCTGGGCGGGTTCATCGCCGGGTCGGTGCTCTACACCTGGGCGTACCCGGTGCTGAACGGCTGGCCTGCCTTCCCGGGCGTGCTGCTGGCCGACCACGTCGGCTGGTTCGGCTCGTGGGCGATCACGATCGCCGTGCTGGCCGGGATCGTGCTGGTGACGCGCGCGGTGCAGCGCCGCCGGACGCCGCCGCCGGTGGACGTCGTGCCGACCGCGCGCGGCTTCGCACGGATCTTCCGCGGCTCGTGGCCGATGCTCGTGGGCGCGGTCGTCCTCGGTGTCCTGGCCGGCGCGGTCTTCCTGGTGTCCGGCGGGATCTGGGGCGTCACGAGCGCGTTTTCCCTGTGGGGCGCGAAAATCCTGCAGGTGTTCGGGCTGCACCCGGAGGCGTGGGAGTTCTGGCGGCAGAAGGCGAACGCGGCGTCGCTGGCCGGTCCGGTCTGGACGGACAAGAACAGCCTCACCGACATCGGGATCATGATCGGCGCGGCGGTGGCCGCCGCGGCCGCGGGCGCGTGGAAGATCCACAGCTCGATCCCGTGGCGCACCGCGGTCGCCGCGATCCTCGGCGGTGTCCTGATGGGGATCGGCGCGCGCATGGCGGGTGGCTGCAACATCGGCGCGTACCTCGGCGGCATCTCCACCGGCAGCCTGCACGGCTGGCTGTGGGGCGTGTTCGCGCTCGGCGGCACGTGGATCGGGCTGAAACTGCGGCCGCTGTTCGGGCTGGCGAACCCGGTGCCGACCGACAGCGTCTGCTGA